The sequence GGAGGCAATTCATTACTATCATCTCACTGATTCCCTTGGACGTAAATGGCAAACAATCGGTTGTCATGTAACGGACGCTATTTAATTCGCCAGCCAGATGCAATCAATTTGTAGATAAAATTGTTAATGTGAATCATTTCAGTGTCTTTAAGCTTTTGTATGAATTGAAAAATGAATACCTTGTACATGAACCGATGTCTCAGTAATCTTTTAAATCAATGTACAGTGTAAATCCAATTGAGGCACTTTCTCATTTTTTTCTTGAAAATGTGGATACTCTAGACTATTGGGAATGGAAACAGGCTGGCGGACCGCCGAACTGGCGATCTTTTATAGGAAAACAAATCCGGATCTCAGCCTGATTGAAGTCATAGAAAAAGCGGAAAGGTCCCGGGCAAAACAGTAGCTAAACATGTTGCTGCCCTGGTCTGTAAGCTTATGTTTGGTGCGAACCTCAAGCTCACATAAAAATCCCGGGAGATTCGCACCTCTTGCGGGACAAGGGTTTTCGCGTTATTTTATAGAAGGAGCCTCTTTTTAAACGGTCATTTTTAAGAGATTCGCACTAAAGCGTTTGCAATCCCTTGCGTAGCAAGCGGTCGCAGCGGGTGCTGTCGCTCCCCATGTGGGAGCGTGGATTGAAATTATCGAAAGTATCAAATGTGCCGGTCTCTTCGCCCTCGTCGCTCCCCATGTGGGAGCGTGGATTGAAATACTTGTTCGTCCTCCTTTTTTTGAAGCGCAGAATACAGTCGCTCCCCATGTGGGAGCGTGGATTGAAATGTTTGATTCGTCATCACTTATCCCTCCCGCGTATGGTCGCTCCCCATGTGGGAGCGTGGATTGAAATCAGCAACAGCGCTGATGTTTCCTGGTGTGAGATACGTCGCTCCCCATGTGGGAGCGTGGATTGAAATTTACGCTTAAACGGCCACATCCGTAATCACCTCCGCGTCGCTCCCCATGTGGGAGCGTGGATTGAAATAGGCGGCCATTAAGATGACGAATGACCAGCTTGGTCGCTCCCCATGTGGGAGCGTGGATTGAAATCATACCGCCTTGCCGCTTGCGTAGAACGTGTGTACGTCGCTCCCCATGTGGGAGCGTGGATTGAAATCATTCTGCAAATCTATCCCACCTTAATAGGCACGGGTCGCTCCCCATGTGGGAGCGTGGATTGAAATAGACCATTGCTAACGTGGACAGCCAGAGACGTATTCGAGTCGCTCCCCATGTGGGAGCGTGGATTGAAATAATGCTTTGAAGACACTGTCCAAAATCTTTTGTTGTCGCTCCCCATGTGGGAGCGTGGATTGAAATCTCAGACCAGTCTGCAAATTTTACGATGTTTTTCCGTCGCTCCCCATGTGGGAGCGTGGATTGAAATCGAACTCAAAGACGTTGCTGGAAAGGTTGTTAATGTCGCTCCCCATGTGGGAGCGTGGATTGAAATTTCGGTGCGGCGGATGTTACGGGCCAACATGAGGCCGTCGCTCCCCATGTGGGAGCGTGGATTGAAATCGAATCAACAAAGGCAATCGATACAAATGGGGATTGGTCGCTCCCCATGCGGGAGCGTGGATTGAAATTTCTATATAAATTAACATGTCCGTATCATATTAGTCGCTCCCCATGCGGGAGCGTGGATTGAAATCATAAATTCACATTAAAGTAAGTGATTTTTGTCGTCGCTCCCCATGCGGGAGCGTGGATTGAAATCATTCATGGTACAGGGCTTCTTGCAGCGTTTCGTAGTCGCACCCCGTGCGGGTGCGTGGATTGAAATAGCAATCCGACACTGGGCTAATCACTAAAACTTAGGGTCGCACCCCGTGCGGGAGCGTGGATTGAAATGTTAATGACACACCTTTGATTGCCCTCAATTCCGTCAAGTCGCTCTTGCTGCCCTGGGGGTAATTGCTAGTGCGAACCCCAAGCTCCCATAAAAATCCCGGGAGATTCGCACCTCTTGCGGGACAAGGGTTTTCGCGTTTGCAATCCCTTGCGTAGCAAGGGGTGGCAGCCGGTCTGTCGCTCTCCATGCGAGAGCGTGGATTGAAATTGAACTGCAATCCCAATAACACAACCATCCAAGAGTCGTCGCTCTCCATGCGAGAGCGTGGATTGAAATATCGGCTGTGACGGCATTCGCTTGGATATGATTACGTCGCTCTCCATGCGAGAGCGTGGATTGAAATTTCGAGACCAATAACGTCATATTCTTGTCCTTGATGTCGCTCTCCATGCGAGAGCGTGGATTGAAATTTTTTGGCTGGCCAGAAGGCAACCTCTGACGCGTGTCGCTCTCCATGCGAGAGCGTGGATTGAAATGATAAGAAAGAGTATGAACGATTGAAAGTGGAAGTTGCTCCCCATGTAGGAGCATTTTGCTCGGCTGATCTATAAAAACGACGACTCCTTTTTTTACAAAGAACATTATTCATAGGTTGACGAGTATGAAAATAACTGGAAATCGAAGTTCCGAAGCGATAAGATAGAAGTGCTGGAATTGTACATCAAATTGGAAAATCAATGAATTGGGGGCGTCTAACGATGAAAATTGCGGTTGCGGGCGATCATGCGGGTTTTTCCTTGAAAGAAGAAGTAAAAGCTTTACTAACCAGCCAAGGGCATGAGGTAGTGGATTTCGGAACGCATAGTGAGGAAGCTTCCGATTTGCCTGATTATATTTATCCTGCGGCTTTGGCAGTGGCTGAAGGGAAGGCGGACCGCGGGATTTTTATTGATGGTGTAGGCTATGGAAGCGCTATGATTGCTAATAAAATCTATGGGGTGTACGCGGCGGTCTGTCAGGACCCGTTCTGTGCGGAACTGGCGCGGTCTCACTCCGACACTAACGTACTGTGCATCGGCGGAAAAATTATCGGCTCGGCTATCGCCCTCGAAATCGTAAAGGTGTGGATGACGACCGACCACCTTGGAGACGTTGAGAAATACAAGCGCCGCGTGGATAAAGTGGTTGAAATATCGGAGAAGCACTTGAAAAAACTGTCCGAGCTTTGAACGGATGACGATTTTGCCGCTCTGGGAACGGTTTGCTTTTTGGCTTCCTGAGCGGCAGGATGGTCCTTACCTCAAGGGCATTGCTGCTGCCATCACTGTGATAATGATATTTAAATCTCAACGGCTCATGTATTCTTTCAATTTCTCGTCTATGATTCCTTTGTTATACAGCATTTCAAAAGCGTCCCTGCTACTCTGGGAAACCCCCAATTTCAATTCGGAAACCGAATGCATTGCCAATTCGATACACGCCTCGCAGCATCTTTGCAGATTAAAAATGATACAGATTCGAATGTTTTCGGTCTTGTTCAGCAAAATATCGCGATTCATGACTCGTCCTCCTGCAATAATGTCTGCAAAATCTCCCATCTTTCCTCATTAAGCATGGCATATTCTTTAAGCGACCGCATAAAAAGCTGTTGCCGTTTTAGCGGCTCGGCGTCACGCAGCAGTATCCCGATTCCGATAATTTGAGCGCGAAAGACAGGACTGTTGATAATATTTATTTTGAAAAAGATGGCAGTAACAATCCGCCTCAAGTATTCCGCTTTCTGAGGATAAGCTGGATAGGCTAGAAGCCAAGGGGGAGAGTATTAAGACAATAAACAGGTTTTTCTTGTCAGATCTTCTCGATTGTCTCTCGCTAATCAAAAAGTGCGAACCTGAAGCGAACATGAAAACCCCGGGAGGTTCACACCCCTTGCGGGACAAGGATTTTTGCGATATTTTGTAGTTGAAGAGTTATGAAGTGGACTGTTTTTACAGAGGTTCGCACTTTTTGGGCTTCAAACCCTTGCGGCGCAAGTGTTCTGTGGGCTACCTGTCGCTCCCCGTGCGGGAGCGTGGATTGAAATGCCGCATTATTAGAGGCGGGACGCTCATGCCGCAGTCGCTCCCCGTGCGGGAGCGTGGATTGAAATTAGTCAAACATCGTGGAAAGTCCCCATAGAACTGGGTCGCTCCCCGTGCGGGAGCGTGGATTGAAATACCGAACCGCGTCTTGCCCGTCAGCAACCATCTCGTCGCTCCCCATACGGGAGCGTGGACTGAAATACAAGCAAGCGGTACGCTACCAAACGGCGTAGTAGTCACTCCCTACCGGGAATGTGAAAGGAGGTTCACTGAATGGATAAACTAACTCTAACTGAAGCGCAACTACGAGAGATTGTCGACAGCTACGATATGCAGCATGAGGGGATCGATTCTTTTTTCAATCTGGAGAGCAAGGAGGTTGTCTTCGTCAATAATGAATTTTCTGATCCGGAGGACGAGGAATTGGAAGAGGAGATTGAAGAGGGGTTTGGCGAAATCTGGTTCCGCTTGCCAGAACGGTATTCCAGCGACGGGTACCGGGATATGGAGGATTTTGTAGATATTGTATCGGACGAACGACTGAGAGAGCTGTTGATAACGTCCCTTAGAGGGGGACGCGGGTTTTTTCGCCGTTTTAAAGATACGCTGGGCGACAACCCTGAAGAACTTGAACGTTACTATCAGTTTGTGTATGAACGCAACCGCGAACGGGTACTAAAGTGGATGGAAGCAGAGTTTGATTTGGAGATAGAGATAATAGGCGGGGAAGATTAAGGAGATTTATGCTGCCTCCAGTTGCACGAAAAGTTGGGAGCGGATTCATAGCGCATGCGGGATCGTATACATACGAAAAAAACTGCTGCTGCCCGATTCACTTCCAGCGACTGGTCACTTTAGCGGCGACCTATATTCTCTCTATAACGGCGGTAGCAAGGCTTTTGCGATATTTTGTACATATCGGCGAACTCGCTCCCCGTACATAAGCATGAGTTTAAAAAACATACTATTGCAATTGTTCTATTTTTCCAAGCCCCCGCTTGTCAAGCCCGTCTGCATATTGCGGCCAAGTTCCTCATAGACATGTACTAATCATTGCATTCAAAACAGGTTAAGGGGATGATGTCATGCGCCGGATTGCATGGGTACTCGCGATCATTATGAGCGTTACCCTGATCATGACAGGCTGCGGGAAGAAGGACTCCGCATCTGTGGTTAAGGATTTGAACGACGTTGCCGACAAGCTGGAGAGCAAGACGGGAGCCTATCAGGGGGAGGGCACGATGACCCTCTATACCGGCGAGCAGCCTCAGGAGTACAGGGTTGAGGTATGGTATAAAAACCCTTCTTACTATCGCATCAGTCTGGCCAATGTGCAGAAGAATATTACTCAGATCGTGCTCCGCAACGATGAAGGCGTGTTCGTGCTGACGCCGAGCCTCGGCAAGAGCTTCCGGTTCCAAAGCGACTGGCCGGACAAACAAGGGCAGGTCTACCTGTATCAGACGCTGGTGAAAGGCATCGTCGCCGACAACAACCGCCAATTCGTGGCTGACAAGGACAGCTATGTATTCGAAGTAGCCGCCAATTATCAGAGCAGCGCCCTGGTACGTCAGAAGATCTGGCTCGACAAAAAGACCTATGCGCCCAAGCAGGTACAGGTATCCGATTCGGAAGCCAAGGTTGTGGTGGACGTAAAGTTCAACAAGTTCGCTTTCAATCCGGAGTTTTCCGCGGATTCTTTTGATATGCAGAAGAATATGGCTTCGGGGGGGAATTCGAAAAATACGGTCGCTCAGGTCGACGAGAACGGCAATCCGCTGCCCGCAGCCGACAACCAGGAGGGAACGCAAGCTCAGGCGAATGCGGCCCTTGGCGATTTTGGCATTATTGAGCCGGGCTATACTCCGGAAGGCGTGACGTTCAAGGATTCCAATAAAGTCGAGAACAGCGACAATCACGCCGTACTTCTGCGGTATGACGGAATTTACCAGTATACGATCATGGAATCGCGCCCGCTGGATCAAGCTGTGTCGCTCGCGCCGGGAACGCTCATCGATCTTGGTTTTACGGCGGGACTGCTGACCGGGGATGAACAGCAGACCTTGACTTGGATGTCGGGTGATGGAGTGGAGTTCCGGATTACAAGCGCGAACCTTCCTCCTAGTGAAATGATGGAAATTGCCGCTTCTATGCAGGATCAAACGGGTAAATAAAAGGTTGTAGGCGGATACTGCGAATTGTGGGATGATTTCCTCTACAATGCGGTATCCGTTTTGCTATAACTTGCTGGCTGCACGCTTCCCCCTTTGCGCGGTGAACGTCAAACCCTCGCTTACATTGACAGTGCCTTCCGTTAGCATTACCATTACGAATAAGAAAGTGTTTAATGTGTATATTCGGCAGGATGACGCTTATCACAAACGAGAAGGTGACTGGAAGTGCAAGAAAGCTATCGACCGACCGTGGCCGAGATTGATTTGGATGCTTTGCGTGCCAATTATGAAAGCTTTCGGCGGCATTTGCCGGCGGGCGTGAAGTTTATGGCATGCGTCAAAGGCAACGCATACGGCCACGGGGCCGTGGAGGTGACGCGCGAGCTGGAACGACTGGGTGCGGACTATGTAAGTGTAGCTTTTCTGGATGAGGCGATCGAGCTGCGCCAGGCGGGAATTGTCCTGCCGATTCTGGTGCTCGGCTATACGCCGCCGGAAGCTATTGCCGCCGCCTGGGAGAACGATGTGACCGTGACGCTTTTTACCCCGGAAGGGTTGGAAGCGGCATCCAAACTTCCTTTGAATGACAGCCGGAAGCTGAAGGTGCATATCAAGATTGACAGCGGCATGGGCCGGCTCGGGCTTCTTCCGGACGATGTGCCGCTGTTCATCGAAGAGGCGCAGCGTGTCCGGCAGATCGAATTGGAGGGGATGTTTACTCATTTTGCCAAAGCGGATGAAGCAGACAAAAGCTATACACTGGAGCAGTACCGACGGTTCATGGGCGTGACGGAAGCGCTTCGGGAAAGACAGATTCATATCCCGATCATACATACGGGCAACAGCGCTACGGCCATTGATACCCCTCATTTATCTCCGAACATGGTGCGTGTGGGCGTCAGCATATACGGATTCTACCCGTCGACGGAAGTGAACCGGCAGCAGGTCAAGCTGCACCCGGTCATGACGCTGAAGACGAAAGCCGTCTATGTAAAAAGCCTACCGGAGAGCTGGGGCGTCAGCTACGGAACCCGCTACCGGGCGGACAACGGCGAATATATTGCCACGCTACCCATCGGGTACGCAGACGGATATTCCCGGATGCTAAGCGGTAAGGCGGAGGTGCTAATACGCGGCCGCCGCGTTCCTGTCGTCGGAACCATCTGCATGGACCAGTGTATGGTATCGCTCAAATCTTTCGCCAATGAGGCGGAACAAATCAAAGCCGGCGAAGAGGTTGTCCTCATCGGCCGCCAGGCTGGCGTCTCCATAACGGCAGACGAGCTGGCTCTCCTTCTTGGAACGATTCACTACGAGGTGACCTGCATGCTGGCCCACCGGGTGCCGCGCGTCTATATTCGCGAAGGCTCGGCTCCCCGTCTGGTAAATGCCTTACTTCAAGCCCCAAGCCCAAATCCTGTAAGTTAAGCGGGAAATATGCTCAAGGAATATTTAATCGTGGACGACATTGTGACTTATGGTCTATACGAACCGCCGTTTCTAGTTTATAATGGGATGCAGCATACTTGATATACTGGCGGCATATATTCGTTGTATAAAATTCCTTGCATAATGCTACACTGGAATACAAGGGCAGAAGGTTTGTGGGGGTGGAAGAGAAGTTGGCCAATTTGCAGAACACCAAAAGAATCATGATCAGCTTGCCCGATCATCTCTTGCAGGAGGTGGACGGAATTGTCCAGATGGAGAATTCCAATCGCAGTGAATTGATTCGGCAAGCCATGAAGCTGTATCTCAGCGAACGGAGGAAGCGTTCCATAAGGGAGTCTATGCAGCGCGGATACATGGAAATGGCTAAGATCAACTTGACCATGGCATGTGAAGCGTTCCTTGCCGAGGAAGATGCAGACAGTACTCTTGGCCGCTTAGTAAGCGGGGTGTAGATATTGATCGTAAAACGCGGCGATGTTTTCTTTGCCGATCTTTCGCCGGTAGTTGGTTCCGAGCAGGGCGGGGTAAGGCCTGTTCTCGTCATTCAGAACGATATTGGCAATCGCTTTAGTCCAACGGTAATTGTTGCGGCAATTACCGCACAGATCCAGAAGGCCAAGCTGCCTACTCATGTGGAAATTGACGCGTCATCCCACGGCTTTGACCGGGATTCCGTCATTCTGCTGGAGCAGGTTCGGACGATCGACAAGCAGCGCTTAACGGATAAGATCACCCATCTTGATGACGAAACGATGAAAAAGGTGGATGACTCGCTGCAGATCAGTCTGGGTCTGATTGATTTTTGAAGAGGACGGGCACAGCCATTTTATACAAAACGCAAGGAAGGCTCATCGCAGGTTTGCGGTGAGCCTTTTTTGGGCTTCTAGACCAGAGCTATTATTCGCGGCTATTCAATAAACTCTCCGGCTGGAACGCCTTCGGGCAAATATGATACTATTTGACGTATCGGATGTAAGAAAAGAGGGAGACGTATTGATCGAACAGGATATGAATATCGTTTCGGATGAAGCGGCGCGCCGGGAACGGCAAATGATGATCGGCCAGATTGCAAAAGAACTCGGCCTATCTGAGCGGCAGGTCGGAACCACAGCGGGACTGCTGGATGAGGGCAACACGATTCCATTCATCGCCCGGTACCGCAAAGAGATGACCGGAGAGCTGGACGAGAACGCGCTGCGTGATATTGAGGAACGGCTGAGCTATTTGCGTTCCCTTGGCGAGCGCAAACGTGAAGTCATCCGCATCATCGAGGAGCAGGGCAAGCTTACGGATGAGCTGCGTGAGCAAATAGCAGGGGCAGTCAAGCTTCAGGAAGTGGAAGATTTGTACCGTCCGTACCGCCAGAAGCGCAAGACCCGGGCGAGCGTCGCCAAGGAAAAAGGACTGGGGCCGCTGGCCGACTGGATCATGGAGCAGCGGCGCGGCGGAAACCCGGAAGCAGAGGCCGGAAAATATGTCGATCCGGCTAAAGGCGTGGAGTCGGCGGAACAAGCCCTGCAGGGAGCGCAGGACATTATTGCCGAGGCCATCGCCGATGATGCGGCGGTCCGTTCCTGGGTGCGCCAATTTACCGCCTCTCAGGGCATTCTCGTTTCCGAGGCGAAGGACAAAGAGCAGGAATCCGTCTACGAGAATTATTACAGCTACCGCGAGCCGGTCCACAAAATGCCGCCGCATCGTATCCTCGCCATCAACCGCGGGGAGCGGGAGAATGTGCTGAAGGTCAGCATTGAGGTGGATGCGGCCCGTATCCATGCGCATATCACACGCAAGCTGGTCAAAGGTCCGTCACCGGTTAAGGAGCTGCTCGAAGCCGTGGCCGAGGATGCCTACAAGCGTCTGATCGCTCCGTCGGTGGAGCGTGAAGTGCGCGGGGAGATGACGGAGAAAGGCGAGAATCAGGCCATTTCGATCTTCTCCGGCAACCTGCGCAGCCTGCTGCTGCAGCCGCCGGTCAAGGGACGCCGCGTCCTCGGCGTCGACCCTGCGTACCGCACCGGCTGCAAGCTGGCGGTCGTCGACGAGACCGGCAAGCTGCTGGAGGTGGCGGTAACTTACCCGACACCGCCGCATAACAAGAAGCGCGAGGCGGCGGAGAAGTTCAAAGAGCTGATTGCCAAGTACGGCATCCAGCTCATCGTCATCGGCAACGGCACCGGCTCGCGGGAGACGGAGCAGTTCACCGCCGAGACCATCGCTGAGATCGGCGACCCCGGGCTGGCCTACCTCATCGTCAATGAGGCCGGGGCCAGCGTGTACTCCGCCTCCAAGCTGGCGCAGGAGGAGTTCCCGGACCTGGATGTGGCCGAGCGCAGCGCCGCATCGATTGCCCGCCGCGTGCAGGACCCGCTGGCGGAGCTGGTCAAGATCGAGCCGAAGGCGATCGGCGTCGGACAGTACCAGCACGATGTGTCCCAGAAGCATCTGGACGAGAGCCTCACAGCGGTGGTGGAATCGGCGGTTAACCATGTCGGCGTCGATGTGAATACCGCATCTCCGTCGCTGCTCTCCTACGTGGCCGGCATCAACTCGACCATTGCCAAGAATATCGTTAAGTTCCGCGAAGAGAACGGCAGCTTTAAGAACCGTAAACAGCTGCAAAAGGTGCCGCGTCTCGGCGCCAAATCATATGAGCAGTGCATCGGTTTCCTGCGTATTCCGGAAGGCGAGAATACGCTTGACCGCACGCCGATTCATCCCGAGTCGTATGATGTAGTCAGCCGATTGTTCAAGGAGCTGGGGCTTGCGCTGTCGCAGATCGGCAGCAAAGAGCTGGCTGCGGAGCTTGCCGCTCAGAATCCCGAGGAGCTGGCGGCCAGGCTGGACGTCGGCGTGCCGACGCTGCGCGACATTCTGGAGAGCCTTCAGCGTCCCGGACGCGACCCCCGCGAGGAGCTGCCCCCGCCGATCTTTCGCACCGATGTGCTGAAGATTGAGGATTTGGCGCCGGGCATGGAGCTGCAGGGTACGGTACGCAACGTTATCGACTTCGGAGCCTTCGTCGATATCGGCATCAAGAATGACGGGCTGGTGCATATTTCCCAGCTTAGTTCAAGCTTCGTCAAGCATCCGATGGACGTCGTGTCCGTCGGCGACAATGTGACCGTCTGGGTCCTCAGCGTCGATCTGAAGAAAGGCCGGGTCAGCCTGACCATGCGCCCGCCGCGCGGCGAATAAAAAACCTCCAAACGTTCCCGGTCCAACCTGAAAGAAGGTTGGTCCGGGAACAACGTCTGGAGGTTTTTTTGGATTCTGCCGGGACAAGTCCCGGCCCGAAAGGAACGCTGCCGCTACTATACCTTCCCGCGAGCTTGGTACGGAGTCTCAGAACTGCGGAGAGTCCGGCTCCGGCGGCGTATACGATCCAGGCATAGGCTTGGCGCTAGCCACATAGCCTTCCGGTAGATAAGCAACGGCTGTCGCTTTGGATATTACCTGCGGATACATCCCTGGTCCCGGCTTGGTTACTTCATAATAAATGACAGCCTTTTTCCCCTCGCCAAACTCGATTTTCGCAATCGTCAGGCCGTACCCCGGATTGGGAAGATTGCCGACGGTAACCGACACTTTGTTCACGCCATCAGCCGCTTTTTCCACATTGATGTCTGCCCCCTGGCTCGTATCTGCGGAGCCGTCCCCGCCAAACATACTCTGGACAAAAGCTCTTGCGTCATGCACCCACGCTGCCGCCTCCGAACGGGTAACGGCGTCATTCGGACGGAACTTTCCTCCCGGATCCAGCGAAATAATGCGCATATTGAGAAGCGTTTGGAGACTGCCGTTTACCTCCGCGCTCAGTTTGCCGCCGTCAGCGATATTGAAATACATCTCCGTCACCGGAAAATCGCCCTTGGCCTTCAAGGCCGCATCCAGCAGCTGTGCAAAAGTGGCGCGGGAAACCGCCGCATTCGGGTTGACCGCTTTATCTAGCGGCAGGCCGTTCTGGACGGCAATCAGGAGAGAAGGGGCATACCAGGATTTATCATCGACCTTGGCAAAATAATC is a genomic window of Paenibacillus durus ATCC 35681 containing:
- the rpiB gene encoding ribose 5-phosphate isomerase B: MKIAVAGDHAGFSLKEEVKALLTSQGHEVVDFGTHSEEASDLPDYIYPAALAVAEGKADRGIFIDGVGYGSAMIANKIYGVYAAVCQDPFCAELARSHSDTNVLCIGGKIIGSAIALEIVKVWMTTDHLGDVEKYKRRVDKVVEISEKHLKKLSEL
- the hepT gene encoding type VII toxin-antitoxin system HepT family RNase toxin, producing MNRDILLNKTENIRICIIFNLQRCCEACIELAMHSVSELKLGVSQSSRDAFEMLYNKGIIDEKLKEYMSR
- a CDS encoding UPF0158 family protein; the protein is MDKLTLTEAQLREIVDSYDMQHEGIDSFFNLESKEVVFVNNEFSDPEDEELEEEIEEGFGEIWFRLPERYSSDGYRDMEDFVDIVSDERLRELLITSLRGGRGFFRRFKDTLGDNPEELERYYQFVYERNRERVLKWMEAEFDLEIEIIGGED
- a CDS encoding outer membrane lipoprotein-sorting protein translates to MRRIAWVLAIIMSVTLIMTGCGKKDSASVVKDLNDVADKLESKTGAYQGEGTMTLYTGEQPQEYRVEVWYKNPSYYRISLANVQKNITQIVLRNDEGVFVLTPSLGKSFRFQSDWPDKQGQVYLYQTLVKGIVADNNRQFVADKDSYVFEVAANYQSSALVRQKIWLDKKTYAPKQVQVSDSEAKVVVDVKFNKFAFNPEFSADSFDMQKNMASGGNSKNTVAQVDENGNPLPAADNQEGTQAQANAALGDFGIIEPGYTPEGVTFKDSNKVENSDNHAVLLRYDGIYQYTIMESRPLDQAVSLAPGTLIDLGFTAGLLTGDEQQTLTWMSGDGVEFRITSANLPPSEMMEIAASMQDQTGK
- the alr gene encoding alanine racemase, with product MQESYRPTVAEIDLDALRANYESFRRHLPAGVKFMACVKGNAYGHGAVEVTRELERLGADYVSVAFLDEAIELRQAGIVLPILVLGYTPPEAIAAAWENDVTVTLFTPEGLEAASKLPLNDSRKLKVHIKIDSGMGRLGLLPDDVPLFIEEAQRVRQIELEGMFTHFAKADEADKSYTLEQYRRFMGVTEALRERQIHIPIIHTGNSATAIDTPHLSPNMVRVGVSIYGFYPSTEVNRQQVKLHPVMTLKTKAVYVKSLPESWGVSYGTRYRADNGEYIATLPIGYADGYSRMLSGKAEVLIRGRRVPVVGTICMDQCMVSLKSFANEAEQIKAGEEVVLIGRQAGVSITADELALLLGTIHYEVTCMLAHRVPRVYIREGSAPRLVNALLQAPSPNPVS
- a CDS encoding CopG family ribbon-helix-helix protein, with the translated sequence MANLQNTKRIMISLPDHLLQEVDGIVQMENSNRSELIRQAMKLYLSERRKRSIRESMQRGYMEMAKINLTMACEAFLAEEDADSTLGRLVSGV
- a CDS encoding type II toxin-antitoxin system PemK/MazF family toxin, with the protein product MIVKRGDVFFADLSPVVGSEQGGVRPVLVIQNDIGNRFSPTVIVAAITAQIQKAKLPTHVEIDASSHGFDRDSVILLEQVRTIDKQRLTDKITHLDDETMKKVDDSLQISLGLIDF
- a CDS encoding Tex family protein, whose product is MNIVSDEAARRERQMMIGQIAKELGLSERQVGTTAGLLDEGNTIPFIARYRKEMTGELDENALRDIEERLSYLRSLGERKREVIRIIEEQGKLTDELREQIAGAVKLQEVEDLYRPYRQKRKTRASVAKEKGLGPLADWIMEQRRGGNPEAEAGKYVDPAKGVESAEQALQGAQDIIAEAIADDAAVRSWVRQFTASQGILVSEAKDKEQESVYENYYSYREPVHKMPPHRILAINRGERENVLKVSIEVDAARIHAHITRKLVKGPSPVKELLEAVAEDAYKRLIAPSVEREVRGEMTEKGENQAISIFSGNLRSLLLQPPVKGRRVLGVDPAYRTGCKLAVVDETGKLLEVAVTYPTPPHNKKREAAEKFKELIAKYGIQLIVIGNGTGSRETEQFTAETIAEIGDPGLAYLIVNEAGASVYSASKLAQEEFPDLDVAERSAASIARRVQDPLAELVKIEPKAIGVGQYQHDVSQKHLDESLTAVVESAVNHVGVDVNTASPSLLSYVAGINSTIAKNIVKFREENGSFKNRKQLQKVPRLGAKSYEQCIGFLRIPEGENTLDRTPIHPESYDVVSRLFKELGLALSQIGSKELAAELAAQNPEELAARLDVGVPTLRDILESLQRPGRDPREELPPPIFRTDVLKIEDLAPGMELQGTVRNVIDFGAFVDIGIKNDGLVHISQLSSSFVKHPMDVVSVGDNVTVWVLSVDLKKGRVSLTMRPPRGE
- a CDS encoding S-layer homology domain-containing protein; the protein is MMKRQTFRHNAKKMTIACGILAGAVLFGASAFAFSDLKGDPAEAKINALHEAGVINGVTSQLFAPKSKMTYGQAVQLIVSGLALKTNPVPGSPSKASDYFAKVDDKSWYAPSLLIAVQNGLPLDKAVNPNAAVSRATFAQLLDAALKAKGDFPVTEMYFNIADGGKLSAEVNGSLQTLLNMRIISLDPGGKFRPNDAVTRSEAAAWVHDARAFVQSMFGGDGSADTSQGADINVEKAADGVNKVSVTVGNLPNPGYGLTIAKIEFGEGKKAVIYYEVTKPGPGMYPQVISKATAVAYLPEGYVASAKPMPGSYTPPEPDSPQF